The Fibrobacter sp. UWB5 genome contains a region encoding:
- a CDS encoding outer membrane beta-barrel protein yields the protein MKKMFLAAVTALALCSYSYAQDDEDEYEEEDAPAREEAPAIEEDDAPVAKTEKKQSSGDAFLGLGMGLTDSYQQIHIKYKINASLTATGILLLNHHGESTYEAGGVEVDMGDDYTAFGIGAGIDYNLDTPVLPTSVGAEIAYISNGEQLLSNDGMNKSTLSSSNLNINLMFGVHAELVKNFELSGKAGLGFVYTSSTTKTTAIAANTSSETEMSNLSFGLKAGVYATWFFL from the coding sequence ATGAAAAAAATGTTTCTTGCTGCCGTGACGGCACTCGCCTTGTGCTCTTACAGCTATGCACAGGACGACGAAGACGAGTACGAAGAAGAAGACGCCCCGGCTCGCGAAGAAGCCCCGGCGATCGAAGAAGATGACGCTCCAGTTGCAAAAACAGAAAAGAAACAATCCTCTGGCGATGCTTTCCTGGGCCTCGGCATGGGCCTTACCGACAGCTACCAGCAAATTCATATCAAGTACAAGATCAACGCTTCCTTGACAGCTACCGGTATCTTGCTATTGAACCACCATGGTGAATCCACCTATGAAGCAGGCGGCGTTGAAGTGGATATGGGTGACGATTACACCGCATTCGGTATCGGTGCCGGAATCGACTACAACCTCGACACTCCGGTACTTCCGACTTCCGTGGGCGCCGAAATTGCCTACATCAGCAACGGCGAACAGCTTTTGTCTAACGACGGGATGAACAAGTCCACCCTTTCTTCGAGCAACCTGAACATCAACCTGATGTTCGGTGTCCATGCAGAACTCGTCAAGAATTTCGAACTTTCCGGAAAGGCTGGTCTCGGATTCGTGTACACGTCCTCTACGACAAAGACCACGGCAATCGCCGCAAACACCAGCTCCGAAACCGAAATGTCTAACCTGAGCTTCGGTTTGAAGGCCGGCGTTTACGCCACCTGGTTCTTCCTATAA
- a CDS encoding TIGR00730 family Rossman fold protein, translated as MATKKAIKLTPGKMIYHNLEFIDSDVGRPIRILSEFMGPYQIFAQEGIKNTIVFFGSARTLPMAELKKRQKSCKNKAELARLKRLEAVAEYYDAARELGAKLGRWANKQHDHGFAVMTGGGPGIMEAGNRGANDVGTSSVGLNIKLPFEQHPNPYIDDDLNLQFRYFFIRKYWFMKMARALVVFPGGFGTLDEMFEILTLIQTKKYGDRMPVVIYGSKYWNKVINWNYIAETGMIDKDDLKLFHFCDTVEDAYNVITSALEKTMD; from the coding sequence ATGGCAACGAAAAAGGCAATCAAACTGACCCCCGGCAAAATGATTTACCATAATCTGGAATTTATTGATAGCGATGTCGGGCGCCCGATCAGAATTCTTTCCGAATTCATGGGTCCATACCAGATTTTTGCACAAGAAGGCATCAAGAACACCATCGTGTTCTTCGGTTCTGCACGCACGCTCCCCATGGCCGAACTCAAGAAACGCCAAAAGAGTTGCAAGAACAAGGCCGAACTCGCCCGACTCAAACGACTGGAAGCTGTCGCCGAATACTACGACGCCGCGCGCGAACTGGGCGCGAAACTCGGTCGTTGGGCAAACAAGCAACACGACCATGGTTTTGCGGTGATGACCGGTGGCGGTCCGGGCATTATGGAAGCGGGTAACCGCGGTGCAAACGATGTGGGCACCTCTTCGGTCGGCCTGAACATCAAGCTGCCCTTCGAACAGCACCCGAACCCCTATATCGATGACGATCTGAACCTGCAGTTCCGTTATTTCTTTATCCGTAAGTACTGGTTCATGAAGATGGCTAGAGCCCTCGTGGTATTCCCGGGCGGTTTCGGCACACTCGACGAAATGTTCGAAATCTTGACACTGATCCAGACAAAGAAATACGGCGACAGGATGCCCGTCGTGATTTACGGCAGCAAGTACTGGAACAAGGTCATCAACTGGAACTACATCGCCGAAACAGGCATGATCGACAAGGATGACCTCAAGCTGTTCCATTTCTGCGATACCGTAGAAGATGCTTACAATGTCATTACATCGGCTCTCGAAAAGACTATGGATTAA
- a CDS encoding protein kinase, with translation MIRNILAETLDRVSRNLALRPNYTMEEYQRWFDQNPEYMHNGAMQHIQLVEPLTLEGTNNLYRAQYWLEHPNDPSRYVEQEIVVKICKFWASPGKNRLHRLNSLLSAFQDEIRINNLIHATNIEGVVQSMGGGIAGRHPYLKMEFIKGCSLDRLFKKELSDDEILHRVAQLAYLANTISQLHYYQVVHKDLKPKNLLLCQNPQHKNNHKILVCDFGYAQAKMRDTITEYGGQMTPCYSAPEQAIMGENLSASVDYFSFGIIVHEYLTGEKLFPHSMDIFIEDGYRITDRYLEYLKTGRENRFSDPRFPELTQWIDNLTIFDSFERMQSCPNLFDIAHKLRERVNAQGYRDVNTDFLWNQLREYNRF, from the coding sequence ATGATTCGAAACATTCTGGCAGAAACATTAGATCGCGTATCTAGAAACTTGGCTCTCCGCCCGAACTACACCATGGAAGAATACCAGCGGTGGTTCGACCAGAATCCCGAATACATGCACAACGGTGCCATGCAGCACATCCAGCTCGTCGAGCCCCTGACGCTCGAAGGCACCAACAACCTTTATCGCGCCCAGTACTGGCTGGAACACCCGAACGACCCCAGCCGCTATGTGGAGCAAGAAATCGTCGTCAAGATTTGCAAGTTCTGGGCAAGCCCCGGCAAGAACAGGCTTCACCGCCTGAACAGCCTCTTGAGCGCCTTCCAGGACGAAATCCGCATCAACAACCTGATACACGCTACCAATATCGAAGGCGTGGTGCAGAGCATGGGCGGCGGCATTGCCGGCAGACACCCTTACCTCAAGATGGAGTTTATTAAGGGTTGCTCTCTGGACAGGTTATTCAAGAAAGAACTAAGTGACGACGAAATCCTGCATCGAGTCGCCCAACTCGCCTACTTGGCCAACACGATCAGCCAGTTGCATTACTACCAAGTGGTGCATAAAGATCTGAAGCCCAAGAACCTGCTTTTGTGCCAGAATCCGCAACACAAGAACAACCACAAGATTCTCGTGTGCGACTTCGGTTACGCCCAGGCAAAAATGCGCGACACCATTACCGAATACGGCGGCCAGATGACGCCTTGCTACAGCGCTCCCGAACAGGCAATCATGGGCGAAAACCTATCGGCCTCGGTGGACTACTTTAGCTTCGGCATTATCGTGCACGAATACCTGACCGGCGAAAAGCTGTTCCCGCATTCGATGGACATCTTTATCGAAGACGGCTACCGCATTACCGACCGTTACCTGGAATACCTGAAGACCGGCCGCGAGAACCGCTTTAGCGACCCGAGATTCCCGGAACTGACGCAGTGGATTGACAACCTCACCATTTTCGACAGCTTTGAACGCATGCAGAGTTGCCCGAACTTGTTTGATATTGCCCACAAGTTGCGCGAACGCGTAAACGCCCAAGGTTACCGCGACGTGAACACCGACTTCTTGTGGAATCAGCTGCGCGAATACAACCGCTTTTAA
- a CDS encoding Ig-like domain-containing protein — translation MGVKKDVGLALAGFVSLFGISAVHAAVPATEVVQLPSEAAYGGGDKVGSQLVAATYNAGEGPGIWIVADGGYRLYHNGALLAQDNQAGRVRFVPMTFLPGENAISVVGVNGKGAPGVMVQIDDLDKSYYSGSGWKSKPAVSNNSWKNKGRDLSQWGGATTLNYASNKLPSGAALSGFAANTQAKWIWTSAETDPTAVLLFTFNVKAEGFGASTTGGDAGNIVIASDSATIRKYLQSNDAVTILVPEGTYDFRQMRNAVTEANKQGRTWCRTTCGETNRVTGKTNKFYRIAFEKNSCASLGESGLEIVKESDNLQAWSNWITTKPNKSLVGMGRGANLRGASIVVRSNEGSYNHVYRNLAIYDVNPHLIEGGDGLETVGTASKHVKGFWADHISYKWISDGMDMEFVDDATISYLDFDGANDFNCWGTDPYMALVEDAHLTYANNYWHNTYGRVPKVTGESNGSQVHLYNQYVDYNRFFVAGANGHSANAKAYVRYENSYIDNGQGYLAEWGDNGYVYFSGVTFGSGTKQQHRYNGTVTQGVPQAETFNPSYSFEKRTVANLPKEIPSLVGVGGRYGKMPEYNQGFGQSNKAASVSMTAPSAGAKFDAGKAVTLKADAKDNDGSVKKVDFYVGTTLVGSAMASPYQVNAEGLAAGTHSAVAVVTDNSGLTWMSEYVTFTVEGTVEPESSSSEVAESSSSVESSSSVEPESSSSEVVESSSGTTAIAQRMNLAPEAETAFYRIFDLQGRPLFSGIQKPAKMPAAHVMVVEYTKSGAIKHRYIQ, via the coding sequence ATGGGAGTAAAAAAGGATGTTGGGTTGGCTTTAGCGGGCTTTGTCTCGCTTTTTGGAATTTCTGCGGTGCATGCCGCTGTCCCTGCGACAGAAGTGGTTCAACTCCCTTCTGAAGCGGCTTACGGTGGTGGTGACAAAGTTGGTTCGCAGTTGGTTGCCGCGACTTATAACGCAGGCGAAGGTCCGGGTATCTGGATTGTGGCCGATGGCGGCTACAGACTTTACCACAATGGCGCTCTCCTTGCACAGGACAACCAGGCGGGCCGCGTGCGCTTTGTGCCGATGACGTTCCTTCCCGGTGAAAATGCAATTTCGGTCGTGGGCGTGAACGGTAAAGGTGCCCCCGGCGTCATGGTGCAGATTGACGACCTGGACAAGTCTTACTATTCCGGCAGTGGTTGGAAATCAAAGCCTGCAGTGAGCAACAACTCGTGGAAAAACAAGGGCCGCGACCTTAGCCAGTGGGGCGGTGCGACAACCCTTAACTACGCAAGCAACAAGCTCCCGAGCGGGGCGGCGCTTTCCGGCTTTGCTGCAAACACGCAGGCCAAGTGGATTTGGACTTCTGCCGAAACGGATCCGACTGCCGTGCTCCTTTTCACATTCAACGTGAAGGCCGAAGGTTTCGGTGCTTCTACGACGGGCGGCGATGCAGGAAACATCGTCATCGCGAGCGATTCGGCAACCATCCGCAAGTACTTGCAGAGTAATGACGCCGTGACGATTCTTGTGCCCGAAGGTACTTACGATTTTAGGCAAATGCGCAATGCGGTGACCGAGGCGAATAAGCAAGGGCGTACTTGGTGCCGCACGACTTGTGGCGAGACGAACCGCGTGACAGGCAAGACGAACAAGTTCTACCGCATCGCCTTCGAGAAAAATAGCTGCGCGAGCCTCGGTGAATCCGGACTCGAAATCGTGAAGGAATCGGACAATCTGCAGGCGTGGAGCAACTGGATTACCACCAAGCCCAACAAGAGTCTTGTGGGCATGGGTCGCGGTGCGAACCTGCGTGGAGCCTCCATTGTGGTGCGCAGTAACGAGGGCTCTTACAACCACGTCTACCGCAACCTCGCCATTTACGACGTGAACCCGCACTTGATCGAAGGTGGCGATGGCCTCGAAACAGTAGGTACAGCCTCGAAGCATGTGAAGGGCTTTTGGGCCGATCACATCAGTTACAAGTGGATCAGTGACGGCATGGACATGGAATTCGTGGACGATGCCACCATCAGTTACCTGGATTTTGACGGCGCAAACGATTTCAACTGCTGGGGAACTGACCCCTACATGGCACTCGTCGAAGATGCCCATCTGACATACGCGAATAACTACTGGCACAATACTTATGGCCGCGTGCCGAAGGTGACGGGCGAAAGCAATGGTTCTCAGGTGCATTTGTACAACCAGTATGTGGACTACAACCGCTTCTTTGTGGCGGGTGCAAATGGCCATAGTGCAAACGCGAAGGCCTACGTACGCTACGAGAATAGCTATATCGATAACGGCCAGGGTTACCTCGCCGAATGGGGCGACAACGGCTACGTTTACTTTAGCGGAGTCACGTTCGGGAGCGGAACCAAACAGCAGCACCGCTACAACGGTACGGTGACGCAGGGCGTTCCGCAGGCAGAAACATTCAACCCGAGCTACAGTTTTGAAAAGCGCACCGTTGCAAATCTCCCGAAAGAAATCCCGAGCCTTGTGGGCGTGGGTGGCCGCTACGGCAAGATGCCCGAATACAACCAGGGCTTTGGCCAGAGCAACAAGGCGGCAAGCGTTTCTATGACAGCGCCTTCTGCAGGGGCCAAGTTCGATGCCGGCAAGGCTGTCACCTTGAAGGCTGATGCGAAGGACAACGACGGCTCTGTCAAGAAGGTTGATTTTTATGTCGGAACGACTTTAGTCGGCTCTGCGATGGCATCGCCTTACCAGGTGAATGCGGAAGGCCTTGCTGCGGGCACGCATTCCGCCGTCGCTGTCGTGACGGATAACTCCGGGCTCACCTGGATGTCGGAATACGTAACCTTTACGGTCGAGGGAACGGTTGAACCTGAATCGTCTTCGTCCGAAGTCGCAGAATCGTCGTCGAGTGTAGAATCTTCGTCGAGCGTGGAACCTGAATCCAGTTCTTCCGAAGTCGTAGAATCCAGCAGCGGGACTACCGCAATTGCCCAGCGCATGAATCTTGCCCCCGAAGCAGAAACGGCCTTCTATCGCATCTTCGACTTGCAAGGCCGCCCGCTATTCTCGGGCATTCAGAAGCCTGCCAAGATGCCTGCCGCGCATGTGATGGTGGTGGAATATACAAAGAGCGGCGCCATCAAGCACCGCTATATACAATAA
- a CDS encoding TIGR02147 family protein → MYFDYRDYIRAVMEALQSRGQSIRSIQESAGVSGSAFFNRILDGSRPLSTANAKTLAKAWGLSDEESEYFLTLVRFGNEKNVDERENLLKKLLAVRAKNQEYELQDSALKFFSKWYYPVLRDLLPLLPANTPAEKIGRMFTPALRAPQVQSGIKYLKEAGFVSLNDDGTYHVEQPTISTPPRVRSTILRKYHLKNLEVNSEVYDLFSSDDRSITSVTCSLSKESFEKVREEIAKLREKILAMSREEKNPDRVCHVGFQLVNRAKVKEGK, encoded by the coding sequence ATGTACTTTGATTACCGGGATTATATCCGGGCCGTTATGGAGGCATTGCAATCCAGAGGGCAGTCCATCCGTTCCATTCAAGAAAGCGCCGGAGTCTCGGGTTCCGCCTTTTTCAACCGCATTCTGGACGGATCCCGCCCGCTTTCTACCGCAAACGCAAAGACTCTCGCCAAAGCCTGGGGGCTTTCCGATGAAGAATCCGAATACTTTCTGACGCTAGTCCGCTTCGGCAACGAAAAGAACGTGGACGAACGCGAAAACCTGCTCAAGAAACTCCTCGCCGTACGCGCAAAAAATCAGGAATACGAACTCCAGGATTCCGCCCTCAAGTTCTTTTCGAAGTGGTACTACCCCGTCTTGCGCGACTTGTTGCCGCTCCTCCCCGCAAACACCCCCGCCGAGAAAATCGGCCGGATGTTCACGCCCGCGCTTCGCGCCCCGCAAGTGCAAAGCGGAATCAAGTACCTAAAGGAAGCCGGATTCGTTTCTTTGAACGATGACGGAACCTACCATGTCGAGCAACCCACCATCTCGACGCCGCCCCGCGTGCGCTCTACCATTCTGCGCAAATACCATTTAAAGAACCTCGAAGTCAATAGCGAAGTTTACGACCTGTTTTCAAGCGATGACCGCAGCATCACCAGCGTAACCTGCAGCCTTTCCAAGGAAAGTTTCGAAAAGGTTCGCGAAGAAATCGCCAAGCTTCGCGAAAAGATTTTGGCCATGTCCCGCGAAGAAAAGAACCCCGACCGCGTCTGTCATGTCGGATTCCAGCTCGTGAATCGCGCCAAGGTGAAGGAGGGCAAATAA
- a CDS encoding carboxypeptidase-like regulatory domain-containing protein, protein MKVILALSLFAASLGIAFTACSTSENSATNGTGSNAGETEIAGIVTATNHGMPLKNAVARVWILNEDSMLVAYEDSLDDNGILKINSAALSEKKAPVQLLEMRSGDSLSIMRWVDFERSPEQNLAIAQSESLKGIITNNGTAVENATVSILDQTVTTDVQGYFEFSGLPAGVHYAFVEGYFGKFSYQMETGLSDGATTNHINIADSIFTVVEDFENWKHRQTFIGKSFGQGWWFICTDSLQGGNSRVAEGIDSDKILVTGDSAKSGSSLHLIFNIDQETKGHYGVAGFSIGDDFDEDDMFAFYDLRSATAISFDAKGSGKISLQITKRGNDGKRDFHQTAFVTLGDEWEHFTFTADDFDTELIAVNTINILVTEDAEIFLDNIRFDGISPSMWPSLGMRF, encoded by the coding sequence ATGAAGGTTATTCTCGCCCTTTCGCTTTTCGCAGCCAGCCTCGGCATCGCATTCACCGCCTGCAGCACAAGTGAAAATTCCGCCACAAACGGCACAGGCAGCAACGCCGGCGAAACCGAAATTGCCGGCATCGTTACAGCCACCAATCACGGAATGCCCCTCAAAAACGCCGTCGCCCGTGTATGGATTTTAAACGAGGATTCCATGCTTGTCGCCTACGAAGACTCCCTTGACGACAACGGCATTCTCAAGATTAACTCCGCCGCCTTGAGCGAAAAGAAGGCCCCCGTCCAGCTGCTCGAAATGCGCTCCGGCGATTCGCTTTCCATTATGCGCTGGGTCGACTTCGAACGCAGTCCGGAGCAGAATCTCGCCATCGCCCAAAGCGAAAGCCTGAAAGGCATCATCACCAATAACGGTACCGCCGTCGAAAACGCAACCGTAAGCATTCTAGACCAAACCGTCACCACGGATGTACAAGGATACTTTGAATTCAGCGGTTTGCCTGCAGGCGTGCACTACGCCTTCGTCGAAGGGTATTTCGGCAAATTCTCTTACCAAATGGAAACCGGCCTAAGCGATGGCGCCACGACAAATCACATCAACATCGCCGACAGCATTTTCACCGTTGTCGAAGACTTTGAAAATTGGAAACACAGGCAGACCTTTATCGGCAAGAGTTTTGGACAAGGTTGGTGGTTTATTTGCACCGACTCCCTGCAAGGCGGGAACAGCCGCGTCGCCGAAGGCATCGATAGCGACAAGATTCTCGTTACCGGCGACAGCGCCAAGAGCGGAAGCAGCCTGCACCTGATTTTCAATATCGATCAGGAAACTAAAGGCCATTACGGCGTCGCAGGGTTCTCTATCGGCGACGATTTTGACGAAGACGACATGTTCGCGTTCTACGACTTGCGAAGCGCCACCGCCATTTCGTTCGACGCCAAGGGCAGCGGAAAGATTTCGTTGCAAATCACCAAGCGCGGCAACGACGGCAAGCGAGACTTCCACCAGACCGCCTTCGTGACGCTCGGCGACGAATGGGAACATTTCACTTTTACCGCCGACGATTTCGACACGGAACTTATCGCCGTCAACACCATCAACATCTTGGTGACCGAAGACGCAGAGATTTTCTTGGATAACATTCGCTTTGACGGCATTTCGCCGAGCATGTGGCCAAGCCTCGGAATGCGATTCTAG
- a CDS encoding glycoside hydrolase family 5 protein yields the protein MKKTNIGIVALCALAFTSSAFATIQPTRVGPVSQYGALQSGKNSAGEGRIYGSVQGVKDGAEVQVRGMSLTWSQYWPYGSSFYGSSFIDTLVGSWNVELVRSAMGVVPPWGHGSYMTRPEYFESQMDTVVQAAIQNDVYVLIDWHSEGGYYNCIHKGTKPKYEFNDNKTCFTANDAAAFFGRMAERYGKYPHVIFEIYNEPVSESWADLKAYADTVISAIRKHSKNLVIVGTPMWSSMAGDAVAAPVQDDNVAYTYHFYANLHQTSSHLSSSNKAMEAGLSVFVTEWGGIDEIFTKEAHKTELEKFLAWTNEKKISCAKWDVEKPFLENNDVDNYIKENILPAKTTYQKNLNWETEISDKLPNLITYGAGTDIPGKWSSTSDIDDYGDEQGDKGNSTFTDNSTETTVKMDNMKLDTVGTGFDYAPYIRAEYAFDGEPDLSKCKMVSYRYKGANHQFILYYDWNASIDVFGEGAWDYPFVEMPYAPEWETVYVDLGWMMSNGWQAALPLTPVLSAATAFRFNVTNDFFDTSLWVENIKCIESVEGYTPVKIPTNTDAVQTQTAKANYRINTNGLNIIATGIKNGTHYSLSNILGQTLRSGIANASSIKLSAPQAGRYILRIGNSVHPISIK from the coding sequence ATGAAAAAGACAAATATAGGCATAGTTGCCTTGTGCGCTCTCGCTTTTACAAGCAGCGCGTTCGCCACCATTCAACCCACGCGCGTCGGCCCCGTTAGCCAATACGGCGCTTTGCAAAGCGGCAAGAATTCCGCTGGCGAAGGCCGCATTTATGGTAGCGTGCAAGGCGTCAAGGACGGCGCCGAAGTCCAGGTTCGCGGAATGAGCCTCACTTGGAGTCAGTACTGGCCGTACGGCAGCAGCTTTTACGGAAGTTCCTTTATCGACACTCTGGTCGGCTCCTGGAACGTTGAACTTGTCCGCTCTGCCATGGGCGTCGTTCCGCCTTGGGGACACGGAAGCTACATGACCCGCCCCGAATATTTCGAATCGCAAATGGACACCGTAGTACAGGCCGCCATTCAAAACGATGTTTACGTCTTGATCGACTGGCACAGCGAAGGCGGCTACTACAACTGCATCCACAAGGGAACAAAGCCAAAGTACGAATTCAACGACAACAAGACCTGCTTTACCGCAAACGATGCCGCCGCCTTCTTCGGACGCATGGCTGAACGCTACGGCAAGTACCCGCATGTCATTTTCGAAATCTACAACGAACCCGTGAGTGAATCCTGGGCAGACCTGAAAGCCTACGCCGACACGGTCATCAGCGCTATCCGCAAACATTCGAAGAACCTGGTTATCGTCGGAACCCCGATGTGGTCTTCGATGGCAGGCGATGCCGTAGCTGCCCCCGTACAAGACGATAACGTCGCCTACACTTACCATTTCTACGCCAACCTGCACCAGACTTCTAGCCACTTGTCCAGTTCCAACAAGGCGATGGAAGCCGGCCTTAGCGTATTCGTAACGGAATGGGGCGGCATCGATGAAATCTTCACCAAGGAAGCCCACAAGACCGAACTCGAGAAATTCCTCGCATGGACCAACGAGAAGAAAATTTCTTGCGCCAAGTGGGATGTCGAAAAGCCCTTCCTCGAAAACAACGATGTCGATAACTACATCAAAGAAAACATTTTGCCCGCAAAGACCACCTACCAGAAAAATCTAAATTGGGAAACCGAAATCAGCGACAAGTTGCCCAACTTGATTACATACGGCGCCGGCACCGATATTCCGGGCAAGTGGAGCAGCACCAGCGACATTGACGACTACGGCGACGAACAGGGCGACAAGGGAAACTCCACCTTTACCGACAACTCTACCGAAACTACCGTGAAAATGGACAACATGAAGCTTGACACCGTCGGCACCGGCTTTGATTACGCCCCGTACATTCGCGCAGAATACGCGTTCGACGGCGAGCCCGATTTGTCCAAGTGCAAAATGGTTAGCTACCGCTACAAAGGAGCAAACCACCAGTTTATCCTCTACTACGATTGGAACGCCAGTATCGATGTCTTTGGCGAAGGCGCCTGGGACTACCCCTTTGTCGAAATGCCGTATGCACCCGAATGGGAAACGGTCTACGTGGATTTAGGCTGGATGATGAGCAATGGCTGGCAGGCAGCACTCCCGCTGACCCCGGTTCTTTCGGCGGCGACCGCGTTCCGCTTTAATGTAACAAACGACTTTTTTGACACCTCGCTTTGGGTCGAAAACATCAAGTGCATCGAAAGCGTCGAGGGCTATACACCTGTAAAAATTCCCACAAACACAGACGCCGTCCAAACGCAGACTGCAAAGGCGAATTACCGCATAAACACCAACGGTTTGAACATTATCGCCACCGGCATCAAGAACGGTACGCATTACTCGCTTTCGAACATCCTCGGACAAACACTACGTTCCGGCATCGCAAACGCAAGCAGCATTAAGCTAAGCGCACCGCAGGCAGGTCGCTACATTCTCCGCATCGGCAATTCCGTCCACCCGATTTCAATCAAGTAA
- a CDS encoding CIA30 family protein, producing MFYFALGLILAAFSGCSDSGPETAGATSETTNGIAVVALDGVHKPIPQARVTLYQRPRAASAESPSEVQDVTQFLPSYVTALETATADDSGKVQFETELDQCQNARCYVEGIAGEDSSLMVWTKFNAKDSLADEIELLPSVSLTVRTGAAASDSTVLGSSVMLDATPYWAKNDGNDFVFSHVPAGLYTIVANSQPVGDISLDAGTSVDTLMWFQELTHEYVFEDFDDGDNLNNLAKTYPNYGWYYLPHKGASFESPDSAGGFAGALVDDGARGKYLSLKFTIQDTGYVMLGTRLGLDTGYYDLSALTAVRLKVRGDCMFAVALEHYRQIENNNYNKALWFTKASDEWTELVLRPGEEIVDSKNYQVSWDEISSEIGIFSIFIYNGSFLEIDEIVFEGIQIID from the coding sequence TTGTTTTATTTTGCGCTCGGCCTGATTCTGGCGGCGTTTTCGGGCTGTTCCGACAGCGGCCCTGAAACTGCCGGAGCCACGAGCGAAACGACGAACGGGATTGCGGTCGTTGCGCTTGATGGAGTTCACAAGCCGATTCCGCAGGCGCGTGTTACCTTGTACCAGCGTCCTAGAGCCGCTTCTGCGGAAAGCCCGTCCGAAGTCCAGGATGTGACGCAGTTCCTCCCGTCCTATGTCACGGCGCTCGAAACCGCCACTGCGGATGATTCCGGAAAGGTGCAGTTCGAGACTGAACTTGACCAGTGCCAGAATGCAAGGTGCTATGTCGAGGGAATTGCCGGCGAGGACTCCTCGCTTATGGTGTGGACGAAGTTCAATGCGAAAGATTCCTTGGCAGATGAAATCGAACTCTTGCCGTCTGTATCGCTTACGGTGCGTACCGGGGCGGCCGCTTCCGATTCTACTGTCTTGGGCAGTTCCGTGATGCTTGATGCGACTCCCTATTGGGCAAAAAATGATGGAAACGATTTCGTATTCTCGCATGTTCCGGCGGGTCTATATACCATTGTCGCGAATAGTCAGCCCGTTGGCGATATTTCGCTTGACGCGGGCACTTCTGTTGACACGCTCATGTGGTTCCAGGAATTGACTCACGAATACGTTTTCGAGGATTTTGATGATGGCGACAATCTGAACAATCTGGCGAAAACATACCCGAATTACGGTTGGTACTACCTACCGCACAAGGGAGCGTCCTTTGAAAGCCCCGACAGCGCGGGTGGTTTTGCAGGGGCGCTCGTAGATGACGGAGCCCGTGGCAAATATCTCTCGTTAAAGTTTACCATCCAGGATACGGGCTATGTCATGCTCGGGACGCGTCTTGGCCTCGATACGGGTTATTACGACCTGAGTGCGCTCACAGCCGTCCGGCTGAAAGTTCGCGGTGACTGCATGTTCGCCGTTGCGCTTGAACATTACCGCCAAATCGAGAATAACAACTATAACAAGGCGCTGTGGTTTACGAAGGCGAGCGATGAATGGACCGAACTGGTCTTACGCCCAGGCGAAGAAATCGTGGACAGTAAGAATTACCAAGTCTCTTGGGACGAAATCTCAAGCGAAATTGGCATATTCAGCATCTTTATCTATAACGGATCTTTCCTGGAAATAGATGAAATTGTATTCGAAGGAATTCAAATTATCGATTAA
- a CDS encoding TIGR02147 family protein: MFARNKINIYDYTDYRKFLQDFYELEKSLDPTFSYRVFASAVDMDASLLVKILQGKRHVSSKGVEPFVELFRFKEAKAEYFREMVAYGKAKTDEEVRKHFEILQKMRPAACRELDEARYRYFQQWYYPMIRSALDVFDYRGPQNAAALAETCIPKLTASQVEKAVEALLQLGLARQRKDGRVEPTEAHLRTQEHWLSATISDYQGRIAELARDSIANTPKEKRDISTLTMALDSSQIQKIRDILAETRKSIVNVVNAMPSQICDSVYQLNFQLFPMMKKEER, from the coding sequence ATGTTCGCAAGAAACAAAATCAACATATACGATTACACCGACTACCGTAAATTCCTGCAGGATTTTTACGAACTCGAAAAGTCGCTTGATCCGACCTTCAGCTATCGGGTCTTTGCGTCGGCTGTGGACATGGACGCAAGTCTCCTGGTGAAAATCTTGCAGGGTAAGCGTCATGTGTCTTCGAAAGGTGTTGAACCATTCGTTGAATTGTTCCGTTTCAAAGAGGCGAAGGCTGAATATTTCCGCGAAATGGTCGCTTACGGCAAGGCAAAGACCGACGAAGAGGTGCGCAAACATTTTGAAATACTCCAGAAAATGCGCCCCGCTGCTTGCCGCGAACTTGATGAGGCTCGCTACCGTTATTTTCAACAGTGGTACTATCCGATGATTCGCTCGGCGCTCGATGTATTTGATTATCGAGGCCCGCAAAATGCCGCCGCACTCGCCGAGACATGCATTCCGAAACTTACCGCTTCGCAGGTCGAGAAAGCGGTCGAGGCCTTGCTGCAGCTGGGTCTTGCCCGCCAACGCAAGGATGGCCGCGTGGAACCCACCGAGGCGCACCTCCGTACGCAGGAACACTGGCTGAGTGCCACCATTAGTGACTACCAGGGACGTATCGCCGAACTGGCCCGCGATTCGATTGCCAACACCCCAAAGGAAAAGCGTGATATCAGCACGCTCACCATGGCGCTTGACTCGAGCCAAATCCAAAAAATCCGCGATATCCTCGCCGAAACGCGAAAATCCATCGTAAATGTGGTCAATGCGATGCCGTCGCAAATTTGCGACAGCGTTTATCAATTAAATTTCCAGTTATTCCCGATGATGAAAAAGGAAGAACGGTAA